The genome window GGTGCCGGGCGGGACGACCTTGAACTCGTCGAAGGCGCCCTGGCCCCAGCGCAGGAACTGGTAGCGCTCCTTGTTGCGGCCGTACTCGAACTCGACGTTGCGCTCGAAGGCGTCGGGCTTGCCGAACACGTCGATGATCACCGAGTGGTCGATGACCAGCTCGGCGGGGGCCAGCGGGTTGACCTTGGAGGTGTCACCGCCGAGATCGGCCACGGCCTCGCGCATGGTGGCCAGGTCGACCACGCAGGGGACTCCGGTGAAGTCCTGCATGATGACCCGCGCGGGCGTGAACTGGATCTCGGTCGAGGGCTCGGCCTTGGCTTCCCAGCCGGCCAGGGCGCGCACGTGCTCGGCGGTGATGTTGGCACCGTCCTCGGTGCGCAACAGGTTCTCCAGCAGGATCTTGAGGCTGTAGGGCAGGCGCTGCGCCCCGTCGACCGCGTTGAGCCGGAACACCTCGTAGGAGGCGTCACCGACCTTCAGCGTGCCGCGGGCGCCGAAGCTGTCCTTGCTCGCAGGTGCAGTCACGTTCAACTCCATCTCGCGACGGGCGCAAGTTCGGGAACGACAGCGAGTCTCGCGCACGTCGGCCGAGCATGCGCGTGGACCCGGTGTCTCGTCACTAACAGTACGCTTGTCCTGTATTTGCCCTCAAGGCAGGGGGCACAAAGTTGGATCACATCTTCTCCACCAGGCAAGATATGCCGAATTTCCTGGAGATGAAGCGCGGAAGCGGATCACTTCGTGCAAGGTGTCGATCTTTGCCCTGACCTGGCTCGCGCTCGGTGGCGCCGGTGAAGGCCGGAAACCGGCTCGGAATTGGTCAGGCCAACATGCTTCCATGTCGACCGTGCGCAGCCTCCTCCAGCATCCCCGCTCCGGTGCCCTCGCCGTCGCGGTCGCCTCCGCTTTCTGCTTCGGCGGTTCCGGTCCGTTCGCCAAGCCGCTGATCAACGCCGGCATCCCGCCGCTGCAGGTCGCCTGGCTGCGGCTGGCGGGCGGCGCGCTGCTGATGCTTCCGTTCGCGGTCCGCCACGCCGCGGTGGTCCGCCGCGAGCCGAAGCTGCTGCTCGGCTACGGCGTCTTCGCCGTCGCGGGCGTGCAGGCCTGCTACTTCGCCGCGATCGCCCGCATCCCGGTCAGCGTGGCGCTGCTGATCGAGTTCCTCGGGCCGGTGCTGGTGCTGGGCTGGATCAGGTTCGTCCAGCGGCGGCCGGTGAGCCGGTCGGCCGCCGTCGGCGTGGTCGTCGCGCTGGCCGGGCTGGCGTGCGTGGTGGAGGTCTGGTCCGGCCTGACCTTCGACCCGCTCGGCCTGCTGCTGGGGCTGGCCGCGGCTGCCTGCCAGGCCGCATACTTCGTGCTCTCCGACAGCCGTGCCGAGGCCGATCCCAGGGCGCTGACCTCCTACGGCCTGCTCGTCGGCGCGCTGGTGGTGGCCGTCATCGCGCGGCCGTGGGAGATCGAGTGGTCGCGGCTGGCAGGCCAGGTCCAGCTCGCCGGGTACGCGGTTCCCGCGCTGGTCTGCGCCGCGTGGGTGGTGCTGGTGGGCACCGTGCTGGCCTACCTGACCGGCATCGTCGCGGTGCGGCGGCTGTCGGCGCCGGTGGCGGGCGCGGTGGCGTTCCTGGAGCCGGTGGTGGCCACCGTGCTCGCGTGGTCGCTGCTGGCCGAACACCTCGGCCCGGTGCAGTTGGTGGGTGGCGCGCTGATCCTCGCCGGCGCGTTCATCGCCCAGCGCACCGCACCGGACAAGCCGGGCGAGCGGGAGCTGCTCGGCGTGTGAGGGCCGCTCAGGCGGCGACGCGGCGGAACGCGGACTTGGCCAGGCTGATGACCAGGGTCTCGATCAGCGCGATGGCCACACCGGTCAGAACGGTCGTCAGGAAGCTCATGGTGCTCGTTCTCTTCGCTCGGGAACCAACCTTGCACCGTCGACGGTGAACGGACGAGGTGAGCCGATGGTGGGCGCAACGTGACGGGCAGGTAAAACGCCTGCTAACAGTCGTCTCCGGCAGGCGGTACGCCCGTGTCACCGGCCGGTTGCGGACCCCTTGCCACCGTTCTGGAGCTGCCAGATCCAGACCGCTACCGTCGTCACCGCCGCGGCGGTGAGCGCGGCCAGCCACTGGTGGGCCAGCAGCGGGCTGCTGCCGAAGAACTGGCTCACACCCGGCACCTGCACGACCGCGGCGAGCACGACCATCGACGCCGCGCCTGCCAGCAGCACCAGCGGTGTCCTGCCGCGCATGGCCATGGTCTGGCCGAGCTGGGCCGACACCAGGGCCACCAGCCCCGCGGTCCGGGCCTGCCCCGCGGTGCCCAGCGGCCGCGTGAGGATCCACGCACCCGCGGCGGCACCGGCGGTGGCAACCGCGCGGACGTAGACGTCGCGGTTCAGCGCGGCGCCCAGCGACACCTCCGGCCCCTCCGACAGCAGCTGCTCGGGCGTGGCGCCCGGCGGCGGGCGGACGGCGATGGCCAGGGCGGGCAGCACGTCGGTGAGCAGGTTGACCACCAGCAGCTGGCGGGTGTTGGGCGCGGCGGCGGTGCCCAGCAGCCCGGCCCCGAGGGTGAAGCCGATCTCGCCCAGGTTGCCGCCCAGCAGGATCGACAGCGCGTCGTGCACGGAGGCCCACATCCCGCGGCCCTCGACGATCGCGTCGGTGATCGTCTCGATCCGGTCGTCGGCGATGACCAGGTCGGCGGCCTCCCTGGCGGCGGGCGTGGCGCGCGAGCCGAGGGCGATGCCGACCTGGGCGAGCTTGATCGCCGGGACGTCGTTGGCGCCGTCCCCGGTCATCGCCACCACGCGGCCGCCCTGGCGCAGGCTGCGCACGATGCGGGCCTTCTGCGCCGGGCTGACCCGGGCGAACACCGCGATCTTGGGCAGGTTGGAGGTCAGGTCGTCGTCGTCCATCGCCTCGAGTTCGGCGCCGTTGACCACGCGCCTGCCCCGCAGCATGTCCAGCTCGACCGCGATCGCCTCCGCGGTGCTGGGGTGGTCGCCGGTGATCATGATGACGTCGACGCCGGCGCGGGAGAGCCTGCCGACCGCTTCGGCGGCGGTGGGGTGCACCGGGTCGGCCAGCGCGAGCAGGCCGTAGAAGTCCAGGTCCGCGACGTCGTCGTCGTCCAGCTCGGGCCTGGTGCTCGCGGAGCGTTCGGCGACCGCCAGCACCCGGTAGCCGAGCTGGGCGAGCCGCTCGACCTCGTCTTCGATCTCCACCCGCGCGTCGCGGTCGAACGGCCGCTCCCCGTCCTGTCCCCGCCACCGGACGCAGCGGTCGAGCACGACCTCCGGGGCGCCCTTGACGCTGACGCGGTGGCCTTCGGGGCCGGCGGCGCGCACCGCGTGGTAGCCGCGCGAGGGCTCGAACGGCAGGTCGGCCAGCACCTTGAAACCGTTGGCGATGCCGATCCCGGCACGCTGCGCGCCGTCGACGACGGCCTGGTCGGTGGGGTGCGCCAGCGGCCGGTCGTCCTCCTGCTCCGGGCTGGCGTGCACGGCGGTGGTGATGACCTGGCGCAGCCACGGGTCGAGGTGCTCGACGGCGCGGCTGGAGCGGCCGTCGGAGACCTCCCGCAGGCTGATCCGGCCCTGGGTGAGGGTTCCCGTCTTGTCGAAGCAGAGCGCGTCGACCCGGCCCAGCGCCTCGATCGTCTTCGGGCTGCGCACGAGGACGCCGCGGCCGGCCAGCCGCCGGGCCGCCGCGGTCTCGGCGACGGTGGCCACGAACGGCAGGCCTTCCGGTACTGCGGCCACGGCCAGCCCCACGGCGCGGCTGATGGCCTGGCCCGCCGGGTTGCCCCGCACCATGTCGGCCACCGCCAGCGCCACGCCGGCACCCGTCGAGATCGGGATCGTGCGTTTGGCCAGCGCGCTCAGCCTCGCCTCGACGCCACCGGTGCCGGAGGCGGCGCCGCCGTCCTCCTGGGCGGTGGTGCTGCCGAGCTCGGTGTGGGAGCCGGTCGCGACCACGACGGCCGTTGCGCGGCCGCTGGCCACCACTGTGCCCTGGTAGAGCATGGAGGTGCGGTCGGCGATCATCGCCGCGCCGGTGGCCTGCGGGGACTTGGCGACCAGCTGCGACTCGCCGGTGAGGCTGGACTCGTCGAGCTCGACGCCCTCGGCCTCCAGCACCCGGCAGTCGGCGGGCACACCGTCACCGGCGTGCAGCTCGACGATGTCACCGGGCACGAGCTGGTCGGCGGGCACGGTCTGGGTGGTGCCGTCGCGCCGCAACCGCGCGGGCAGCTGCCCGGCCGAGAGCAGCTTGGACAGCTCGCGGTTGGTGCTGACCCGCTGCACGCCGTCGACCACCGCGCTGGCGCCGAGCACGAACATGATCATGCCGGCGTCGAGGAACGAGCCGAGCCCCGCCGAGACCGCCGCACCCACACCGAGCACCGCGGTCATCGGGTTGATCAGTCCTTCGACGGTCGCGGTCGCGACCCCCACCTCGGTGTGGTCGGCCTGCACCGGTTGCTTGCGGCGGGCCGCCTCCGGCTCGTCGAGCCCGCGGGGCGAAGTGCCCAGCAGCGCGAGCACCGCCTGCACGGGCAGGGCGTGCCAGGGCGTGCGCGCCCGCGCGGACGGCGGGGGCAGGTGCGTGACCTGGATGCCCGTCCACGTCCCGGTTCCCAGGGCGCACAGCGTGGCCGCCTGCACGGGCATCGACGCCCGGGAAGGGGCGGTCGCGGCGGGGCCGAGTGCACCGAACGCGGCTCCCGCGCAGGATCCGGCCACCGACAGCGCGGCGCTGTAGTTGCTCGCGCGGCGGGCGTAGGGCACCGCGGCCAGCAGGGTGTGCGCTTCGGCCGAGTTGACGCAGGAGACGTGCGCGCCCCAGGGCACCCTGCCCTCGGCGTCGGGCAGCCCGATGCCGACGTCGGAGGCGAGCAGCGCCGAATGCGCCCGAGCGGAGACCACCGCGACGGCGCGCCCGTCGGCCTGGAGGTCGCGCACCGACTGCGCCAGTCGGTTGCCGCCCGCCACGATCTGGTCGGCTTCGAGCCGCTCCCCGAGCCTGCCGCCGATGCCGGCGACGGCCACGGTGCCGACCCCGCGCGCCGCGTCGAGGAGCGCCTCGGCCAGCGGGTCGAGCTCCGGGGCGACGCTTGCGATGGCGACCGGTTCGGAGTTGTGCAGGAGCACCACGATGGTGCCGCCGCGGCGGTTCTCCTCGCGGGCGGCGTCGCGGACGTGCGACGGCAGCGCTGCTCTGCAGTCGGCCAGCGGCATCGTCGACCAGGCGCCGCTTTGCTTGCGTTCGCGGGGGTCGGCGGTGTCGATGAGTTCGTTGGCGCGTTCGACGAACGTGGTGATGTCGGCGTCGGGGTCGACGCCGAGCACGGTGTCGACGACGTCGCGTCCGGTGCGCAGCACCGCCGCGTCGAAGACCACCGCGTCGACCCGGTCCAGCCGGCGCAGCGCGTCGGGGTCGAGCACGAGGTTTCCCCGGTGCGACAGGGCGCTCGCGATCTGCGCGGCGAACGCCTCGCGCCCGGCCGAGCCCGCGCGGGGCACGCCCGCGGTGAGGGTGGCCAACGCGCGCTGGGGGAGCCGGGAGATCGCGAGCACCGCTCCGAAGCCGCCGAGGGCGAGCGCACCGGAGCTGTTGGCGACGCGTTCCACCGCGCCGTCGGGCAGCGGTACCGGACGCGGTGCGACCTCGACCGGTGCGCTGCGGTGCGCACCCGCGGCGGCGTTCTGCTCCCAGCGCCGCCACGCCTCGCGGCGGGCCAGGTACTCGCGCGCGGTGCACACCCGCTCGCAGGTGTCGGTGAACAGGCTGAGCGGCCGCTGGGCCAGCGCCTGCGCGGTGATGCCCGCCGCGGTCAGGGAGGTGTCCAGGA of Saccharopolyspora erythraea contains these proteins:
- a CDS encoding EamA family transporter, which produces MSTVRSLLQHPRSGALAVAVASAFCFGGSGPFAKPLINAGIPPLQVAWLRLAGGALLMLPFAVRHAAVVRREPKLLLGYGVFAVAGVQACYFAAIARIPVSVALLIEFLGPVLVLGWIRFVQRRPVSRSAAVGVVVALAGLACVVEVWSGLTFDPLGLLLGLAAAACQAAYFVLSDSRAEADPRALTSYGLLVGALVVAVIARPWEIEWSRLAGQVQLAGYAVPALVCAAWVVLVGTVLAYLTGIVAVRRLSAPVAGAVAFLEPVVATVLAWSLLAEHLGPVQLVGGALILAGAFIAQRTAPDKPGERELLGV
- a CDS encoding cation-translocating P-type ATPase, whose amino-acid sequence is MALGRLFSAASQLACPVLDAVRTVVASPSRRRMFAAEDRTHLDVRGLHRPGTDALAGKLEELLQGMPGVRSAEVNGVLGRIAITYDPEVVTPHELADAITDFEQRHDLDGRPAHGVKHPGDAGLLLREVGAAGLGVAGLGYAMATSALPVRALPSLVPVTFSLVGSVPWMRSTAEKAVGRTFLDTSLTAAGITAQALAQRPLSLFTDTCERVCTAREYLARREAWRRWEQNAAAGAHRSAPVEVAPRPVPLPDGAVERVANSSGALALGGFGAVLAISRLPQRALATLTAGVPRAGSAGREAFAAQIASALSHRGNLVLDPDALRRLDRVDAVVFDAAVLRTGRDVVDTVLGVDPDADITTFVERANELIDTADPRERKQSGAWSTMPLADCRAALPSHVRDAAREENRRGGTIVVLLHNSEPVAIASVAPELDPLAEALLDAARGVGTVAVAGIGGRLGERLEADQIVAGGNRLAQSVRDLQADGRAVAVVSARAHSALLASDVGIGLPDAEGRVPWGAHVSCVNSAEAHTLLAAVPYARRASNYSAALSVAGSCAGAAFGALGPAATAPSRASMPVQAATLCALGTGTWTGIQVTHLPPPSARARTPWHALPVQAVLALLGTSPRGLDEPEAARRKQPVQADHTEVGVATATVEGLINPMTAVLGVGAAVSAGLGSFLDAGMIMFVLGASAVVDGVQRVSTNRELSKLLSAGQLPARLRRDGTTQTVPADQLVPGDIVELHAGDGVPADCRVLEAEGVELDESSLTGESQLVAKSPQATGAAMIADRTSMLYQGTVVASGRATAVVVATGSHTELGSTTAQEDGGAASGTGGVEARLSALAKRTIPISTGAGVALAVADMVRGNPAGQAISRAVGLAVAAVPEGLPFVATVAETAAARRLAGRGVLVRSPKTIEALGRVDALCFDKTGTLTQGRISLREVSDGRSSRAVEHLDPWLRQVITTAVHASPEQEDDRPLAHPTDQAVVDGAQRAGIGIANGFKVLADLPFEPSRGYHAVRAAGPEGHRVSVKGAPEVVLDRCVRWRGQDGERPFDRDARVEIEDEVERLAQLGYRVLAVAERSASTRPELDDDDVADLDFYGLLALADPVHPTAAEAVGRLSRAGVDVIMITGDHPSTAEAIAVELDMLRGRRVVNGAELEAMDDDDLTSNLPKIAVFARVSPAQKARIVRSLRQGGRVVAMTGDGANDVPAIKLAQVGIALGSRATPAAREAADLVIADDRIETITDAIVEGRGMWASVHDALSILLGGNLGEIGFTLGAGLLGTAAAPNTRQLLVVNLLTDVLPALAIAVRPPPGATPEQLLSEGPEVSLGAALNRDVYVRAVATAGAAAGAWILTRPLGTAGQARTAGLVALVSAQLGQTMAMRGRTPLVLLAGAASMVVLAAVVQVPGVSQFFGSSPLLAHQWLAALTAAAVTTVAVWIWQLQNGGKGSATGR